From the Cervus elaphus chromosome 20, mCerEla1.1, whole genome shotgun sequence genome, one window contains:
- the ENSA gene encoding alpha-endosulfine translates to MSQKQEEENPTEETGEEKQDTQEKEGILPERAEEAKLKAKYPSLGQKPGGSDFLMKRLQKGQKYFDSGDYNMAKAKMKNKQLPSAGPDKNLVTGDHIPTPQDLPQRKSSLVTSKLAGGQVE, encoded by the exons ATGTCCCAGAAACAAGAAGAGGAGAACCCTACGGAAGAGACCGGCGAGGAGAAGCAG GACACGCAAGAGAAAGAAGGTATTCTCCCTGAGAGAGCTGAGGAGGCAAAGCTAAAAGCCAAATATCCAAGCCTAGGACAAAAGCCTGGAGGCTCCGACTTCCTCATGAAGAGACTCCAGAAAGGG CAAAAGTACTTTGACTCAGGAGACTACAACATGGCCAAAGCCAAGATGAAGAATAAGCAGCTGCCCAGTGCAGGACCAGACAAGAACCTGGTGACCGGTGACCACATCCCCACCCCACAGGATCTGCCCCAGAGAAAGTCCTCGCTCGTCACCAGCAAGCTTGCGGG TGGCCAAGTCGAATGA